One stretch of Diorhabda sublineata isolate icDioSubl1.1 unplaced genomic scaffold, icDioSubl1.1 Dsub_131, whole genome shotgun sequence DNA includes these proteins:
- the LOC130452070 gene encoding enhancer of split mbeta protein-like produces the protein MAPTSFSTNMSELNEEPISRTYQYRKVMKPMLERKRRARINRCLDELKELMVTALQNEGENVSKLEKADILELTVRHLHNLKSHHQLVLSPEQSYADRFRAGFTQCAQEVTHFITNPSDVVDPDAGRKLLQHLGACVRQLDYVSHNFNVHYTQKNNLVSVSSDTKTKDNSATMWRPW, from the coding sequence ATGGCGCCTACTTCGTTTAGCACGAATATGAGTGAATTGAACGAGGAACCGATTTCTCGGACGTACCAATACAGAAAAGTGATGAAACCGATGCTGGAAAGGAAAAGAAGAGCCAGGATAAATCGTTGTTTGGACGAATTGAAGGAACTGATGGTGACGGCTCTACAAAACGAAGGCGAAAACGTATCGAAATTGGAAAAAGCCGATATATTAGAATTGACGGTTCGACATTTGCATAATTTGAAAAGTCATCATCAATTGGTTTTGTCTCCGGAACAATCGTACGCGGATCGATTTCGCGCGGGATTTACGCAATGCGCTCAAGAGGTGACGCATTTTATTACGAATCCATCGGACGTCGTGGATCCCGATGCCGGTAGGAAACTTCTGCAGCATCTCGGCGCTTGTGTACGTCAATTGGATTACGTGTCGCACAATTTCAACGTCCACTACACgcagaaaaataatttagtttccGTATCGTCGGATACGAAGACAAAAGATAATTCGGCGACTATGTGGAGACCGTGGtga
- the LOC130452072 gene encoding mucin-2-like, with protein sequence MRSNFYFIVFVLVEAHTQKYFYKWNGHYFDIIYSDRPIGNFQEVKSPKTFKQKHADRGDRPGRCVLGEFRCTEPYPREETSQFECTADYQCPRGFKCCETKCFVHKICQPSVDYEEIPTAELQRPTTKIPSATSETIDDINGKTPEESTVSEMKSTTTETTTKLMNPTDSEQTETESAVDINEITEETNDEIVIAEDTTASILDQTDKETTVSNNNITEDLLEETSSEIPSTTFLAKETMKLSGSTDGNSFPVYTDGKTSDSIIKIPEDLEEKSRIGTVSTISSNSVSLSTKRKTDIDDNEITEDIEDEENNEKASTIFLATETGKLSSSTDGNSFPVHKDGKTTVGIIKIPENLEEKSRIGTVSTISSNSVSFSTKRKTDIDDNEITEDIEDEENNEKASTVFLATETMKLTSSTDGNSFPVDTDGKTSDSIIKITEDLEEKSNIGTVSTISSVSVSLSTKRKTDIDDNEITEDIEDEENNEKASTVFLATETMKLTSSTDGNSFPVDTDGKTSDSIIKITEDLEEKSNIGTVSTISSVSVSLSTKRKTDIDDSGITEDTEDEENIEKASTVFLATETGKLSSSTDGNSFPVHKDGKTTVSIIKIPENLEEKSKIGTVSTISSVSVSLSTKRKTDIDDNEITEDIEDEENNEKASTVSLATETMKLTSSTDGNSFLVDTDGKTTVSIIKITEDLEEKSNIGTVSTISSVSVSLSTKRKTDIDDSGITEDTEDEENIEKASTVFLATETMKLTSSTDGNSFPVDTDGKTSDSIIKITEDLEEKSNIGTVSTISSVSVSLSTKRKTDIDDNEITEDIEDEENNEKASTIFLATETGKLSSSTDGNSFPVHKDGKTTVSIIKIPENLEEKSKIGTVSTISSNSVSLSTKRKTDIDDNEITEDIEDEENNEKASTVSLATETMKLTSSTDGNSFPVDTDGKTSDSIIKIPEDLEEKSSIGTVSTISSNSVSFSTEKETVIDDSGITEDTEDEENNKKASTISLATETGKLTSSTDGNSFPVDTDGKTSDSIIKITEDLEEKSNIGTVSTISSVSVSLSTKRKTDIDDSGITEDTEDEENIEKASTVFLATETMKLTSSTDGNSFPVDTDGKTSDSIIKITEDLEEKSNIGTVSTISSVSVSLSTKRKTDIDDNEITEDIEDEENNEKASTIFLATETGKLSSSTDGNSFPVHKDGKTTVSIIKIPENLEEKSKIGTVSTISSNSVSLSTKRKTDIDDNEITEDIEDEENNEKASTVSLATETMKLTSSTDGNSFPVDTDGKTSDSIIKIPEDLEEKSSIGTVSTISSNSVSFSTEKETVIDDSGITEDTEDEENNKKASTISLATETGKLTSSTDGNSFPVDTDGKTTVSIIKIPEDLEEKTNSDAVSTKTEATLKKTETTDSFMEIPEELHQRTSFKLSKSTTTTPTVAKTSEEVQEETSTELVSTESPKITATLNVTTTSVTKIPEGLEKTTSSESVETTIREDKQEEISSGWSKSTSEAIPKLSYSTESNTRKEITEITINIKDTIIETKETDATIINIETTKEKLKEESEVTSTSTIEISTEGFSDNDDKEKTEELEKLPSSVPETEYTELVEEVDTDESTTDKNTDTTDATDTKFRKGLEILDIIKKIIHNLRRMTLGTTKKIKDVSEGINDDVEDTKTTRDEATDVNEVTTPKEISITKIIDKEGSGGGTITDDEDNGDDDDDYGYYSGNGDNDKGDNAPNRPELPSEDDKRVIKLPIKAEDEDDKNDEDNYNYGDEDDYGENDDYDDDYNDDNYDDYESKENDEIDNDNEKI encoded by the exons ATGAGAAGCAATTTCTATTTTATCGTCTTCGTTCTTGTGGAAGCGCACACACAAAAGTATTTCTACAAATGGAACGGCCActatttcgatattatttattcGGACAGACCAATTGGAAACTTCCAGGAAGTCAAATCTCCGAAAACCTTCAAGCAAAAACATGCCGACAGAGGAG ATCGACCGGGAAGATGCGTTCTCGGCGAATTTCGATGCACCGAACCGTATCCGAGGGAAGAAACGTCGCAATTTGAGTGCACCGCCGATTACCAATGTCCGAGAGGTTTTAAATGTTGCGAAACTAAATGTTTCGTTCACAAAATTTGCCAACCGAGTGTGGATTACGAAGAAATACCTACAGCGGAGCTTCAACGACCAACTACAAAAATTCCAAGTGCGACAAGTGAAACAATCGATGATATTAATGGTAAAACTCCAGAAGAATCAACAGTTTCAGAAATGAAATCTACAACAACAGAAACTACAACGAAATTGATGAATCCCACAGATTCGGAACAAACTGAGACTGAATCTGCCGTTGATATAAACGAAATAACAGAAGAGACAAACGATGAAATAGTAATAGCAGAAGATACAACTGCTTCGATACTAGATCAAACTGATAAAGAAACTACTGTCAGTAATAACAATATAACAGAAGATTTACTGGAAGAAACAAGCAGTGAAATACCATCTACAACATTCCTAGCAAAAGAAACGATGAAATTATCGGGTTCAACAGATGGAAATTCGTTTCCAGTATATACAGATGGAAAAACTAGTGACAGTATTATCAAAATACCAgaagatttagaagaaaaatcaaGAATTGGAACAGTTTCAACGATATCTTCGAATTCGGTATCGTTATCAACGAAAAGGAAAACTGATATCGATGATAATGAAATAACagaagatattgaagatgaagaaaacaatgaaaaagcaTCTACAATATTCCTAGCAACAGAAACGGGGAAATTATCGAGTTCAACTGATGGAAATTCGTTTCCAGTGCATAAAGATGGAAAAACTACTGTCGGTATTATCAAAATAccagaaaatttagaagaaaaatcaaGAATTGGAACAGTTTCGACGATATCTTCGAATTCGGTATCGTTTTCAACGAAAAGGAAAACTGATATCGATGATAATGAAATAACagaagatattgaagatgaagaaaacaatgaaaaagcaTCTACAGTATTCCTAGCAACAGAAACGATGAAATTGACGAGTTCAACAGATGGAAATTCGTTTCCAGTAGATACAGATGGAAAAACTAGTGAcagtattatcaaaataacagaagatttagaagaaaaatcaaatattggaACAGTTTCAACGATATCTTCGGTTTCGGTATCGTTATCAACGAAAAGGAAAACTGATATCGATGATAATGAAATAACagaagatattgaagatgaagaaaacaatgaaaaagcaTCTACTGTATTCCTAGCAACAGAAACGATGAAATTGACGAGTTCAACAGATGGAAATTCGTTTCCAGTAGATACAGATGGAAAAACTAGTGAcagtattatcaaaataacagaagatttagaagaaaaatcaaatattggaACAGTTTCAACGATATCTTCGGTTTCGGTATCGTTATCAACGAAAAGGAAAACTGATATAGATGATAGTGGAATAACAGAAGATacagaagatgaagaaaacattgaaaaagcATCTACTGTATTCCTAGCAACAGAAACGGGGAAATTATCGAGTTCAACTGATGGAAATTCGTTTCCAGTGCATAAAGATGGAAAAACTACTGTCAGTATTATCAAAATAccagaaaatttagaagaaaaatcaaaaattggaacAGTTTCAACGATATCTTCGGTTTCGGTATCGTTATCAACGAAAAGGAAAACTGATATCGATGATAATGAAATAACagaagatattgaagatgaagaaaacaatgaaaaagcaTCTACAGTATCCCTAGCAACAGAAACGATGAAATTGACGAGTTCAACAGATGGAAATTCGTTTCTAGTAGATACAGATGGAAAAACTACTGTcagtattatcaaaataacagaagatttagaagaaaaatcaaatattggaACAGTTTCAACGATATCTTCGGTTTCGGTATCGTTATCaacgaaaagaaaaactgaTATCGATGATAGTGGAATAACAGAAGATacagaagatgaagaaaacattgaaaaagcATCTACTGTATTCCTAGCAACAGAAACGATGAAATTGACGAGTTCAACAGATGGAAATTCGTTTCCAGTAGATACAGATGGAAAAACTAGTGAcagtattatcaaaataacagaagatttagaagaaaaatcaaatattggaACAGTTTCAACGATATCTTCGGTTTCGGTATCGTTATCAACGAAAAGGAAAACTGATATCGATGATAATGAAATAACagaagatattgaagatgaagaaaacaatgaaaaagcaTCTACAATATTCCTAGCAACAGAAACGGGGAAATTATCGAGTTCAACTGATGGAAATTCGTTTCCAGTGCATAAAGATGGAAAAACTACTGTCAGTATTATCAAAATAccagaaaatttagaagaaaaatcaaaaattggaacAGTTTCAACGATATCTTCGAATTCGGTATCGTTATCAACGAAAAGGAAAACTGATATCGATGATAATGAAATAACagaagatattgaagatgaagaaaacaatgaaaaagcaTCTACAGTATCCCTAGCAACAGAAACGATGAAATTGACGAGTTCAACAGATGGAAATTCGTTTCCAGTAGATACAGATGGAAAAACTAGTGACAGTATTATCAAAATACCAgaagatttagaagaaaaatcaaGTATTGGAACAGTTTCAACGATATCTTCGAATTCGGTATCGTTTTCAACGGAAAAAGAAACAGTTATCGATGATAGTGGAATAACAGAAGATacagaagatgaagaaaacaataaaaaagcatCTACAATATCACTAGCAACAGAAACGGGAAAATTAACGAGTTCAACAGATGGAAATTCGTTTCCAGTAGATACAGATGGAAAAACTAGTGAcagtattatcaaaataacagaagatttagaagaaaaatcaaatattggaACAGTTTCAACGATATCTTCGGTTTCGGTATCGTTATCaacgaaaagaaaaactgaTATCGATGATAGTGGAATAACAGAAGATacagaagatgaagaaaacattgaaaaagcATCTACTGTATTCCTAGCAACAGAAACGATGAAATTGACGAGTTCAACAGATGGAAATTCGTTTCCAGTAGATACAGATGGAAAAACTAGTGAcagtattatcaaaataacagaagatttagaagaaaaatcaaatattggaACAGTTTCAACGATATCTTCGGTTTCGGTATCGTTATCAACGAAAAGGAAAACTGATATCGATGATAATGAAATAACagaagatattgaagatgaagaaaacaatgaaaaagcaTCTACAATATTCCTAGCAACAGAAACGGGGAAATTATCGAGTTCAACTGATGGAAATTCGTTTCCAGTGCATAAAGATGGAAAAACTACTGTCAGTATTATCAAAATAccagaaaatttagaagaaaaatcaaaaattggaacAGTTTCAACGATATCTTCGAATTCGGTATCGTTATCAACGAAAAGGAAAACTGATATCGATGATAATGAAATAACagaagatattgaagatgaagaaaacaatgaaaaagcaTCTACAGTATCCCTAGCAACAGAAACGATGAAATTGACGAGTTCAACAGATGGAAATTCGTTTCCAGTAGATACAGATGGAAAAACTAGTGACAGTATTATCAAAATACCAgaagatttagaagaaaaatcaaGTATTGGAACAGTTTCAACGATATCTTCGAATTCGGTATCGTTTTCAACGGAAAAAGAAACAGTTATCGATGATAGTGGAATAACAGAAGATacagaagatgaagaaaacaataaaaaagcatCTACAATATCACTAGCAACAGAAACGGGAAAATTAACGAGTTCAACAGATGGAAATTCGTTTCCAGTAGATACAGATGGAAAAACTACTGTCAGTATTATCAAAATACCAgaagatttagaagaaaaaacaaatagtgATGCAGTATCTACAAAAACAGAAGCTACACTAAAAAAGACAGAAACTACTGATAGTTTTATGGAAATACCAGAGGAATTACATCAAAGAACAAgcttcaaattatcaaaatcaacAACAACTACTCCCACTGTCGCAAAAACATCAGAAGAAGTACAAGAAGAAACCAGCACTGAATTAGTATCTACAGAATCCCCCAAAATAACAGCTACGTTAAACGTAACCACTACGAGTGTTACGAAAATACCAGAAGGATTAGAAAAAACGACAAGCAGTGAATCTGTTGAAACTACTATAAGAGAAGATAAACAAGAAGAAATAAGTAGCGGATGGTCAAAATCTACGTCTGAAGCTATACCAAAATTATCGTATTCAACAGAATCGAatacaagaaaggaaataacagaaataactataaatatcaAAGATACGATTatagaaactaaagaaacagacgcaacaattattaatatcgaaacaacaaaagaaaaattgaaagaggAGTCAGAAGTAACAAGTACGAGTACGATAGAAATATCAACTGAAGGATTTAGCGATAACGATGATAAAGAAAAAACGGAGGAGCTGGAAAAGCTACCGAGTAGCGTTCCGGAAACTGAATATACCGAATTAGTCGAAGAAGTAGATACAGACGAAAGTACTACCGATAAAAATACAGATACCACAGACGCGACTGACACAAAATTTAGAAAAGGATTAGAAATATTggatataatcaaaaaaataatccacAATCTGCGAAGAATGACGCTTGGAACAACGAAAAAGATAAAAGACGTTTCGGAAGGAATTAACGACGATGTAGAAGATACAAAAACGACAAGAGACGAAGCTACAGATGTTAATGAAGTTACTACTCCGAAGGAAATTTCAATTACAAAGATCATAGATAAAGAAGGTAGCGGTGGAGGAACTATAACAGATGACGAAGATAACGGCGACGACGATGACGATTATGGATATTACAGTGGAAATGGTGACAACGATAAAGGGGATAATGCACCCAATAGACCAGAACTACCATCAGAAGACGATAAACGCGTTATCAAACTTCCCATAAAAGCCGAAGATGAAGACGATAAAAACGACGAAGACAATTATAATTATGGCGATGAAGATGATTACGGAGAAAACGACGATTACGATGATGATTATAACGATGATAATTACGATGATTACGAATCGAAAGAAAATGACGAAATCGATAATGATAACGAAAAAATCTGA
- the LOC130452071 gene encoding uncharacterized protein LOC130452071, protein MKVIFYFIFGLYQSAIGDQLFDLMIKPEDYGADDIVDQSGDGSFEDYNQNGSGYQPTDDEDFFNDPRGFSTVSNKSNDDNDDDDDNGSGYFELDITYNVSAGMNSTFEQSNKDSNKEGWEFEANEIKEVNCVSKESPNEINADVIEIIRSKNMKCRIFTNEISDNIIIYC, encoded by the coding sequence ATGAAGGTAATTTTCTACTTCATTTTCGGACTGTATCAAAGCGCGATCGGTGACCAGCTGTTCGACTTAATGATAAAACCCGAAGACTACGGAGCAGATGACATCGTCGACCAAAGCGGAGACGGATCCTTCGAGGATTATAATCAAAATGGTAGCGGATACCAGCCGACGGATGATGAAGATTTTTTCAACGATCCACGTGGATTTTCGACCGTTTCGAATAAATCGAACGacgataatgatgatgatgatgataacgGAAGCGGATATTTCGAGCTCGATATTACGTATAATGTTTCCGCGGGAATGAATTCGACCTTCGAACAATCGAATAAAGATTCGAACAAAGAAGGTTGGGAATTTGAGGCGAATGAAATTAAGGAAGTCAATTGCGTTTCTAAGGAAAGCCCAAACGAAATAAACGCGGATGTAATCGAAATAATAAgaagtaaaaatatgaaatgtcgTATATTTActaatgaaattagtgataatatcattatatattgttag
- the LOC130452069 gene encoding uncharacterized protein LOC130452069, translating into MGFQKILLVIIIIQGISSYYIYNADTNQVLSYATLNNLPEGFKIIRAPKYLTRRNKKTDTRGLSCPKQKFICDEPYAKSSTYQFECEYDTQCPKNYLCCSQNCFKHKVCSKGVFRSIKNPYWTSNSKNNSISLDAESKKCQKWPFPCSNIYPESFSYPFKCESDTQCPKYYLCCRQNCFKHKICSKEVVHVEELRKTVKTATTTTLDSGTTQNFDSSTADSDYSTADSDYSTADSDFSTADSDFSTADSDYSTADSDYSTADSDFSTADSDFSTADSDFSTADSDFSTADSDFSTADSDFSTADFDDSTANSESSTADSDSSTWDPNAIYPEFFYSENVEVLNEDYSEGK; encoded by the exons atgggatttcaaaaaatactattagtgattattattattcaagGAATATCTTCGTATTATATTTACAACGCAGATACAAATCAAGTTCTATCTTATGCTACATTAAATAACTTACCGGAAGGATTCAAAATTATACGAGCTCCTAAATATTTAACCAGACGAAATAAAA AAACTGATACCCGGGGACTGAGTTGTCCTAAACAGAAATTCATCTGTGACGAACCGTATGCCAAATCATCAACGTACCAATTCGAATGTGAATACGATACACAATGTCCGAAGAATTACTTGTGTTGTAGTCAAAATTGCTTCAAACACAAAGTTTGCTCGAAAGGCGTATTCAGAAGCATTAAAAACCCATATTGGACTTCTAACTCCAAAAACAATTCGATTTCCTTAGACGCCGAATcgaaaaaatgccaaaaatgGCCGTTTCcttgttcaaatatttatccTGAAAGTTTTTCATATCCATTTAAATGCGAATCTGATACACAATgtccaaaatattatttgtgcTGTCgacaaaattgttttaaacataaaatttgttcaaaggAAGTTGTGCACGTAGAAGAATTGAGAAAAACAGTAAAAACCGCTACAACTACTACCCTAGATAGCGGAACAACGCAAAATTTCGATAGTTCCACTGCGGATTCCGATTATTCAACTGCGGATTCCGATTATTCAACTGCGGATTCCGATTTTTCAACTGCGGATTCCGATTTTTCAACTGCGGATTCCGATTATTCAACTGCGGATTCCGATTATTCAACTGCGGATTCCGATTTTTCAACTGCGGATTCCGATTTTTCAACTGCGGATTCCGATTTTTCAACTGCGGATTCCGATTTTTCAACTGCGGATTCCGATTTTTCAACTGCGGATTCCGATTTTTCAACTGCGGATTTCGATGATTCAACTGCGAACTCCGAAAGTTCAACTGCCGATTCCGATAGTTCAACTTGGGATCCGAATGCAATTTACCCcgaatttttttatagtgaaaatGTCGAAGTCCTCAACGAGGATTATAGCGAAGGAAAATAG